TCAATTATAGGATCCTTTCACTTTCAAGTCAAGTAAAATGAagattaattttctttcttcaatgtAATGGTATGTACGATGCTGACATTAATACATCTTTATCAAACACAtggatatttttatatttaatacctAACACTAATCAAGTCAACAGTCAAATCCAAGCACAAACCTCCCATGTCCTCCGCCCCCGGCGCATGTTAGAACAAAATAGCAATAGATCTCACACTCGTCACCACACAAGTCCCTATCCCAATGAACCCCACCACTGACCATTTTCCATGTACCCCAAACTCATATACTTTCTCCCTCCCCCAAGTCCCAATACCCAACCACCTTATATTCCCCTCCATTTTCCCTTGAACCAATTCCTAATTTTTCCCATTCCCCACCAACATGGCTCACCAAACCACCCAAAGGCGCATCTTAGCAAAACCAGAAGAAGAACCCAAACTCAAACCATCCATGGATCCCACTCTCATCAAAAAGcaccccaaacccaccaccactaccacttCTCACCACCACATAAGACCAAACCCAGATCCCCCTTTACACTCTAAACCCTCCTCTTTCATGTCCCACAACTTCTCTAGATTAAACCCATATCACAGAAGAGCACATAAACCCCAAAACCCCACCAATCCACATCCAACCCCATGTGTTATGGACACCCATTTACAAGCCAAAGCCTTGACTGTTTCTGTTGATTCCTCCATGTTTTCCTTAACCAAATCAAACCACCTCACCAGAACAACTATTGCTCCAAAGCTTGAAAAAGACAGCACCAAAGCAAGAAAAGAGGTTTCTAAAGAGAAACTCAAGAAAGAGTTGGATAAGAAAAAGTTTCATGAGGTGAAagtgaatgaaaaaaagaaagaaacccgTGAAGAGCTTGATGTTAAGAGATTGTCAGAGAAATTGAAGGATGTAGAAATGAAGGATCTTCAAGATTGTCGTGAAAGTAAGAGAGTTTCAGTTTCATTAGCTGTGAGAGGTGGCAGAAGGAGGTCTTTCTGTGACTCAGAGGTTGACTTAGCAGATATCCTTGCAAGCAATGGGGTGAAAGTGGTTTCAGCTGATATGCCACCATTTATGCAGATCCATGTTGTGGATTGTGCTAGAAAGGCTTATGATAGTATGGAAAAGTTCACTTCTAAGACCCTTGCTTTGACTCTCAAAAAGGTAATCAATTGTTGTTAATTGCAATGTAATTAGTTCATATTTTGATCATGAATCTATTATCTACTTGAGGTTTTTTTGTTGATGTTATGTGAGTTGATTGATGTGGTAAAAGATTTTTGTGGGGTGGTTGTGATTTTGCAGGAATTTGATGGGGTGTATGGGCCAGCATGGCACTGTATTGTGGGGACAAGTTTTGGGTCTTTTGTTACTCATTCAGTAGGTGGGTTCATGTATTTCTCAATGGATCAAAAGCTCTACATCCTCTTATTCAAGACCACTGTACAAAGAGCAGATTGAGGCGATGATTAGGGACAGTTGGAagtaagaatatttttttagaataggaAGTTTTGGAAGGCTATAAAACTAAAAGTAGATATCTCCTTAGCTGCTTGTACATGGGTTTTGTTCAGGAAAAGATGAAAATATGATGGACAGATATGGAagcttctcttttctttcttttttgttcaaaGGGCATTTTTTAAGTGGTCTAGGACTTTTACTTTCATGTAAATGTTGGGGTTCAAAAATAAATAGCCCCTTTTTACTATAGTACATGCTTTGTTGTTATTATGTTCTGCttcatatatttcataattggtatttttcttcttcctgaTTTGCTTTAACACCATAAAATATCACTTGTTTGCAAGATgttttaaagttaaaagttgaGCAATCAATCTCATAATCTTATTCAAAATTGTAAATAACATCCTAcagtttttattaatatttgtcaaattaaaaataatttttccatcAAATGGTCTTCTAAGTTCTAGCTTCTCTCCTAACCACTCTTATGCAGTGATGCTTTAACCTTGTAAAGCACtcaaaaattgttaaatttctTCTTATGTTAAATTCAATgtgaataaaattgaaaacaataatcAAGTGAAAGTTGATTACTGTATCCAATAATTTCATTATCCTCTGCTATTAGTTGCATTTAATGCTTCAGAAGTCTGGTTGTACCCAATAGTTTCACCTCACGTAAGTGGTTGTAGCATCACCTGCATTTTAGGACATTGCAGGAATTTTACATCAAGAGGGAATGGTATCTTTGAGGGCCTGTTTAATTAAAGATGCTTCTTGTTGTAAATAAATGTATTACTTTGGTTTCACCATCGAAGCGTACCGTGATGTGCCATGCTGTGTTTTTTACTGACCAAAGgcagcccaaaaaaaaaggatacaatatttttctttcacaattgttgctataatttgttgtaatcagaacaaaatcattttaactTGAATCTATCACTAAATCACAAGAAATCATGCttgaaaaatgtgtaaaaattttgggtaaactaagactttgtttttaaaattaacaaataaaaagcaCAAAAACGATACCCttctcactcactcactcattCATTGACAATTGACAGTTTCAAGTGTCCTGATCATATCTGAGGCCGATCATGTCCTATTTGCAGAAGCATTTATTTTATGGAGGTGAAAATTGTGGTGCTAGGACCACAGCAATAAAACATATTTGGATGCACAGTCTTTCTTTTGACCTCCTTTGACTTGATACTAATTCTATTGGATCTAGATTATAAGCAAATTTATTGCTtatatttcttctaaaaaaatttattttttatttttcttgtttttttttgggtcttatgtgaatttttcacttattttatttaatttttaccttttatcTACAGTAATTTTGATAAAGTACTGATAAGCTAAGGCTAGGGGTTTGTTTAATGCTTCACACACTTCCTAGTATGAAGCAGGAAAACAGTTTTAAGCAGTCTCTAGTCTAACTGGAGAAGCATTAAATGGATCTATAGGCATGAAATTTGCTCTAGCATAAATTTTGTGCTTTTGTCAGTTTAACGAGGCACTCCAAAGAAATAAGAATTGGCTCAATGATTAGgaaaagtcttaaaaaaaacccagatcatATGCTTACAGCTTTCAACAAATGTTTCTTCTAAAAACAAAAGCTTTCAACAAATGTGTCATGTTGTTATCATTTTTAAGATCAACAGAATTTAACTATGTGATTCATTGATCAATGCAATCACATTGTTACactgttgaatttaattgagaaaattaACAACTATATGcctaaatttttattcttttgtctGTGAGACATGCATGGAATCCAATATAATTGATGGATAGTCAAAGGCTCAAAGGACCCTAAGAGTTGGGACTAGTGCCACTGTTGATAGAGAAGTCCATCTCTCATTAATGGCCTTGTAGTTGTGGTAGCTCGGCCTAGGACTGGAAACCATACCCAAAATTTAGTCCGTGTAGGCCTGAAGTTTTTGACACCATCGACACCTAAACTACATGGATAAACCCGTTAGTCTATTTCGTTTAGATAGGCCATTTATGCctgttttagactttttttttagggCCTGTTATAGACTTATAGACACCaatttctgtgtgtgtgtgagaattGAATTGGCCCAAAAGTGAAAAAAGTTATTAGAATCAAATTTTGCTTACCTAATTATAATCACAAGGGAATCATAATCCTTGTGTTCCACACCACATATGACATTATTTGTTCTCATCTTTTCCTGCAAAGAAGTTACttagtttatttgattttatttcttcaaaatCAGGAATGGATTTTTGGCtattaatttattgttgaaGGTTTTCTGCCTTTCAAACAATGGAAAgcatgaatcctaagaattcAAACATTCACTTCTTGATGACAATAGTTTTACAACCAGGTTCTGTTTCCATTTAGCCTAAGAAAAACAGGGAGGAGGGGAGGGGGGTGGTGGCAAGAATTTTGATCAGTAACAACtagtaattaacaaaaaaaaaaaaggctttaaaTTCGTTTACATGAGATATTGCACATGAGGGGAAGAACTCAAATTGCACCAATGTGGTACTGAGGACATAACTAAGTGTTTCTATTtgacacaaaaagaaaaatgtcaaaaaattagattttattctaattaggcctttttttttatgaggttattcaaaCTACATCTTATAAAAACTTAGACTGAACCCCTAACTTCATAAAAGTttttgaagcctaaaaaaaaatcaaaagaagaattatatattttcattttacatttaGGCCTATTTATGAGTTCTAggataaaacaaaaattcacacCATTTTCAAATTAGCCTATCACTGCACATGTGGGCTATTAAAAGAAATTCCAAATTGCATATTAGATGAGACTCATGTTTGAGGTGATATGTTAATTTTTGAATGTGAAATTATTGTCAAATTTTACTTTGTCCCTATTTTATTGCATATTTATATGGCATAGAAGACTCAACCAGCATGTATAACATTCCTAAATTGCGCATAGTATTCTAATTGGCTTGAATGTGACCGTAAAAACCatataaaataaggaaatattacttaatgtttaaaaatatcaaaaattgaCACCATGTGATGTCCTTCTTAACATTTATTGATGTGCTTGTTGTTTCAAGCTTGATGTAGAATTGGAGAATGGAAGATGAAGCAAATCAAGTGTGGATAAAGCTTCCGATGGTGCATTTGTTACAACATTTAGCAAAAGTTCTTCATCATAAAATCCCTAAATGCATACACCGTAATAATTCTGTAATACCTTAAATTTGGTTTTGTGTGAAGATTTGGGTTGTGAATGCGTTGTGTGAACATGTACTGAATCATATTAATTGTCTATAGAATAATCAAGAATGTATAAATAGTTATAATGAatgtttgaattatttatttttgtaattgactacacatcaatttgtaagttttatataataaaatttgaagtattcataaaatttgtaatacaaTATAGTGATATACTAACCTTATAGTTTGTTTTTGctaatttgataattgggggatttaagatttaaatcctgaatttcttctttaaaacaccaaaaagtgTCATCCAATTGAACTACCAAGTTCTTGgttatttacatatatatttaagaaactTTTATTGTTAAGCACTATCTTTGTTCTTTATAGTTTTCTTCCGTTCTTGTCTGTTAGCCTTTTTGCAATCtttatttcccaaaaaaaaaaaaaaaatgatgtagaAATGTTCCTTTGACTGAgttcaatatataaaaaatatattttttgagaaactatatataatatatttgagACTAAAGTTTAATGTTGTTCCAATCGGGAGGAGCAAAAAGATGTATTAGTCAATATTAATTCATTGTCAAGAACagttaaatattatatagatcATAGATGTCATCATGGCGTTCGTGTAGAAATAGAATGGATTAGATGGAAAAAAATGTCATGGCTTACGTATGCAAACGTTTAGCAAGACTGAGAAAGAGACAATTCAATGAGCCAAAATTATAAATACCAATTAGCTTTAACTTTTTTAAACCAACTTCAAACCACAAATTTAATTAAGGCATCTTCTGCATTAATTGGTGGTACATACTCTAAGCTCATAACAAATGGCTGAAACAACCAAGAATACTGAAACGAAGAGGTAATTTGAtctttaattataatatttttagttttttaaagagtttcagTTTATGATATCCGCTCTTGataatagttattattattagattaaaacaTCAGTCAGTTTCTGATGTAGGCAGAGATTAAATCTTAAATCTCTTAATTGAACATAAGCCAGAGATTCTAGTGACATCCTTGATCCTCAttattctttccttcttcttttttgcatttatttcaaACTCTTTCCCAGAATTGCAGTCGTAACAGGAGCCAACAAAGGGATAGGATTTGAAATATCCAAACAGCTAGCTTCAAATGGAGTCAAGGTGATATTAACTGCTAGAGATGTGAAGAGGGGCACTGAAGCTGTTGATATACTCAAGGCTGCTGGATACTCCGATTTGAGTTTTCATCAACTTGATGTCTCGGACCCAGTTAGCATTTTTGCTTTCGTGAATTTCATCAAAACCGAATTTGGGAAGCTTGACATATTGGTACCTAGCTAATCCAACTCTCTACCCATCTTCTGAACTTGACTCTATATATACTACTACTTGCATGTGATCGTGTAGATTTTGTTTAATTGCTTCTTTAACTTGTTGCAACCATTTTCCTAGAATTTGGGATTagcaaaattttgattttaacaaAGATAATACATTATATTATGGTGTTTTGATTCTAATACATTGCTaattgtttcaaaatttatcACTGTCATCATAGTAGGAATTTCTAGTTAAGCTATTTTTGTCTCCACATCttctcttatttaaataaaattaaaaa
The Quercus lobata isolate SW786 chromosome 10, ValleyOak3.0 Primary Assembly, whole genome shotgun sequence DNA segment above includes these coding regions:
- the LOC115963594 gene encoding uncharacterized protein LOC115963594 is translated as MAHQTTQRRILAKPEEEPKLKPSMDPTLIKKHPKPTTTTTSHHHIRPNPDPPLHSKPSSFMSHNFSRLNPYHRRAHKPQNPTNPHPTPCVMDTHLQAKALTVSVDSSMFSLTKSNHLTRTTIAPKLEKDSTKARKEVSKEKLKKELDKKKFHEVKVNEKKKETREELDVKRLSEKLKDVEMKDLQDCRESKRVSVSLAVRGGRRRSFCDSEVDLADILASNGVKVVSADMPPFMQIHVVDCARKAYDSMEKFTSKTLALTLKKEFDGVYGPAWHCIVGTSFGSFVTHSVGGFMYFSMDQKLYILLFKTTVQRAD